A stretch of Allostreptomyces psammosilenae DNA encodes these proteins:
- the dgoD gene encoding galactonate dehydratase, which produces MKITRVETFAVPPRWLFCRIETDEGVVGWGEPVVEGRAATVRTAVHELAEYLIGQDPMRIEDHWQMMTKGSFYRGGPVLSSAVAGLDQALWDIAGKTLGVPVHVLLGGPVRERVRAYSWVGGDDPAEIADAVSAQVEAGFTAVKMNACGRMNRLATAADIAAVVERAATAREVLGPDRDFAMDFHGRFTAANARRVLPHLAPLSPLFVEEPVLPEYTHRLGDTVAASSVPIATGERLYSRTEALPALQAGIAVLQPDLSHAGGISEVRRMASLAETFDVLLAPHCPLGPISLAASLQVAFSTPNFLIQEQSIGIHYNEGAEMLDYVVDREVFRFEEGHIRRPLGAGLGIEVDEKAVREADGIAPDWHNPTWQHADGSFAEW; this is translated from the coding sequence TTGAAGATCACCCGTGTTGAAACTTTCGCTGTTCCGCCCCGCTGGCTGTTCTGCCGCATCGAGACCGACGAAGGCGTGGTCGGATGGGGCGAGCCCGTCGTGGAGGGCCGGGCGGCCACCGTCCGTACCGCCGTGCACGAGCTGGCCGAGTATCTGATCGGTCAGGATCCGATGCGGATCGAGGACCACTGGCAGATGATGACCAAGGGGTCGTTCTACCGCGGCGGCCCGGTCCTCTCCAGCGCCGTCGCAGGACTCGACCAGGCTCTGTGGGACATTGCGGGCAAGACCCTCGGCGTGCCGGTCCATGTGCTGCTGGGCGGTCCGGTGCGCGAGCGGGTGCGGGCCTATAGCTGGGTGGGCGGCGATGATCCCGCCGAGATCGCCGATGCCGTCAGTGCGCAGGTCGAGGCCGGCTTCACTGCGGTCAAGATGAATGCCTGCGGGCGGATGAACCGGCTGGCCACCGCGGCGGACATCGCCGCCGTCGTCGAACGGGCCGCCACGGCCCGCGAGGTCCTCGGCCCCGACCGGGACTTCGCCATGGACTTCCACGGCCGGTTCACCGCCGCCAACGCGCGCCGCGTCCTGCCCCACCTCGCTCCGCTGTCTCCTCTGTTCGTCGAGGAACCCGTCCTGCCCGAGTACACCCACCGCCTCGGCGACACGGTCGCGGCCTCGTCCGTCCCGATCGCCACCGGCGAGCGGCTCTACTCGCGCACCGAGGCCCTGCCCGCACTGCAGGCCGGCATCGCGGTCCTGCAGCCGGACCTCTCGCACGCGGGCGGGATCTCCGAGGTACGCCGCATGGCGTCACTGGCCGAGACCTTCGACGTGCTGCTCGCCCCACACTGCCCGCTGGGCCCGATCTCCCTGGCGGCGAGCCTCCAGGTCGCCTTCAGCACGCCGAACTTCCTCATCCAGGAACAGAGCATCGGCATCCACTACAACGAAGGCGCCGAGATGCTGGACTACGTCGTCGACCGCGAGGTGTTCCGCTTCGAGGAGGGCCACATCCGCCGGCCTCTCGGGGCCGGTCTCGGCATCGAGGTCGACGAGAAGGCCGTCCGCGAGGCCGACGGCATCGCCCCGGACTGGCACAACCCCACCTGGCAGCACGCGGACGGCTCCTTCGCCGAGTGGTAG
- a CDS encoding SMP-30/gluconolactonase/LRE family protein codes for MSTHLRTPEVGTEFTPVAVDRLELGEGVRILRDGRVVLVDILAGRLLSLPDTPGAPLIELARLEEPLGAVAPLAAGAGFLAAAGTGFTRLAPDGNLISRTSLPDLEGWPPRRMNDAACDAQGRFWAGSMAYDAAPGAGALHRLDPDGTVVTVLKGLTVPNGPAVSPDGATLYLADSAEGTVYAYDMDPATGALSGRRVFFRLAPGNGSPDGMTVDDEGRLWSAVWGAAQVRCYAPDGRLLLTLDVPAQQPTSVCLTGNRLIVTTARYGLPAPSPLDGAVLSVPCDATAPPAASRTVCS; via the coding sequence ATGTCCACGCACCTTCGTACACCCGAGGTCGGCACCGAGTTCACGCCCGTCGCCGTCGACCGGCTCGAACTGGGCGAGGGGGTACGCATCCTGAGGGACGGGCGCGTCGTGCTCGTCGACATCCTCGCCGGCCGGCTGCTGAGCCTGCCGGACACTCCCGGCGCCCCACTGATCGAGCTTGCCCGCCTCGAAGAACCGCTCGGCGCCGTCGCGCCCTTGGCGGCCGGGGCCGGATTCCTCGCCGCAGCGGGCACCGGTTTCACCAGGCTCGCCCCGGACGGCAACCTCATCAGTCGTACGAGTCTGCCAGACCTCGAGGGGTGGCCGCCGCGCCGGATGAACGACGCCGCTTGCGACGCGCAGGGCCGCTTCTGGGCCGGCTCGATGGCCTACGACGCCGCTCCCGGCGCGGGGGCGCTGCACCGACTGGATCCCGACGGCACCGTCGTCACCGTCCTGAAGGGCCTGACCGTTCCCAACGGCCCTGCGGTCAGCCCCGACGGGGCCACCCTGTATCTCGCCGACAGCGCCGAGGGCACCGTGTACGCCTATGACATGGATCCGGCGACGGGGGCGCTGTCAGGCCGACGCGTCTTCTTCCGGCTCGCCCCGGGAAACGGCAGCCCCGACGGGATGACCGTGGACGACGAAGGCCGCTTGTGGTCGGCGGTGTGGGGAGCGGCGCAGGTCCGCTGCTACGCGCCGGACGGACGGCTCCTGCTGACGCTCGACGTGCCTGCCCAGCAGCCCACCAGCGTGTGCCTGACCGGCAACCGGCTGATCGTGACCACTGCCCGGTACGGCCTCCCGGCTCCCAGTCCGCTGGACGGCGCGGTGCTGTCCGTCCCCTGTGACGCCACGGCGCCCCCTGCGGCGTCCCGGACCGTCTGTTCCTGA
- a CDS encoding SDR family NAD(P)-dependent oxidoreductase yields the protein MHLAATSPADRFDGRCVLITGAASGIGAATAHRLAAEGARVVVADIDEEAGQAVAASVREAGGHALFQRCDVSEESSWGETVKAAREAFGPIRALVSNAYSVRVAAAHQTSAAEWNRQLAVSLTGSFLGVRACLDDLVATGGSVVLVSSVHALVGLPGRPAYAAAKAGLTGLARQLAVEYGGRVRVNSVLPGPVLTRAWEGIAEEDRQATAAETAAGRLGRPEEVAAAIAFLASDDASFVTGASLVVDGGWSVLKNSS from the coding sequence ATGCACCTCGCCGCCACCTCCCCAGCCGACCGCTTCGACGGCCGCTGCGTGCTGATCACCGGCGCCGCGTCCGGGATCGGCGCGGCAACGGCTCACCGGCTCGCCGCCGAGGGCGCTCGTGTCGTCGTCGCGGACATCGACGAGGAGGCGGGGCAGGCCGTGGCGGCCTCGGTCCGAGAGGCTGGCGGCCACGCGCTGTTCCAGCGGTGCGACGTCTCCGAGGAGTCGTCCTGGGGCGAGACGGTGAAGGCTGCGCGAGAGGCGTTCGGCCCGATTCGGGCGCTGGTGAGCAACGCTTATTCCGTGCGGGTCGCCGCAGCCCACCAGACCAGCGCGGCCGAATGGAACCGTCAGCTGGCCGTGAGCCTCACCGGATCGTTCCTCGGCGTGCGCGCCTGCCTGGACGACCTGGTCGCGACCGGCGGCAGCGTGGTGCTCGTCTCCTCGGTGCACGCCCTGGTGGGTCTGCCCGGGCGTCCCGCGTACGCCGCGGCGAAGGCCGGTTTGACGGGGCTGGCCCGGCAGTTGGCCGTCGAGTACGGCGGGCGCGTCCGGGTGAACAGTGTGCTGCCCGGTCCGGTGCTGACCCGTGCCTGGGAGGGCATTGCCGAGGAGGACCGGCAGGCGACCGCCGCGGAGACCGCCGCCGGCCGCCTCGGCCGCCCCGAGGAGGTCGCCGCCGCGATCGCCTTCCTGGCGAGCGACGACGCCTCGTTCGTGACCGGTGCCTCGCTCGTCGTCGACGGCGGCTGGAGCGTTTTGAAGAACTCCTCGTGA